Genomic window (Falco cherrug isolate bFalChe1 chromosome 4, bFalChe1.pri, whole genome shotgun sequence):
GTTAAGTTTTGGTCAGTTGCCCACAGGAACTGCATCTGAGAGACAGTCTTTGAGTCCTTGACTATATGGGAAAGAAAACTTCCATGGCATTTCCAGCTTACTTAATAATGCTGTTGCTCCAGTGGTCCGTAGCTTGGATGGTTTAGAGGAAAGTTCACACCCTGATGTCTTGGGGATCGGTTCAGAAACTTTTATCCTAGCATTATCAGCTTAGGGCCATCCCCTATAACCAGCTCCTGGCCTGGTGGCCCTCCCCTGAATTTGATAGCAACTCTGAGTGCACAATGTTTACAAGCTTAGTCACAGCCACTggatttcatcacttcaaaggACCGTCTGACAAAGGTTGCTTCCTTTCAGAGCCCCAGGATTCAATTTAAATTAGTTGGTACTTTTAGTTCacagtgtgtgtatgtgaggTCCTCTAGTGTTGCAGTTATGCAAACAAAAGCTTGCTGATACAGTCTAGTTTTGGGAGACAGCAGTAGCCAGTTGGTCAGAGATTGTCACTGCCTGCTCTGTCTCGCATTGTATTGCAGATTTGTGCTTTGTGTCACAGCTGACCTTGCTAAATTCTGAAGAATTGAGGGTATTTCCAATATCCAGTTGTAAACAGTGAAATTCTAGTGGTATTTTCCATCTCGTGGATGCTCTGCCTGCCTATTAAAGGGACAAAGTGGGTATTTCAATTATCTTTGACAAGATGTAAAATTGGCTAGCTTTAcagtgttaaatatttaaacagaacATAATTGGCTTTAAATTTATGGCAGTGCATAGCAGAAACCCATGAAATGGTAGTATATATTGAGCTCATTTATTATCCTTTCATCAGAGGTTTGTTCCCTTAGCAGGTATTTGTTTAACATGAGAAAATGTATGCAGAATTAAGAGGAAAGGCTGATTGGAGAGAGAtaataggagaaaaaatatttcttccttctagGCCATTTTGTCCAGTCCACTCAGTTTAGCAGCGATCAGTCCTGATCCTGTTTATTCTATATCTTGTCTGGTTTGCCCCAACAGTATTTTCTTGTGTATGGAGTTTGGTGGTCTCAGTAGAAAACTGCATCACAGATAACCTTTGTGCCTCCCCTACCACATATCAGATACAACAAGGATTAAAAGGATTAGATAACAGGGACAGACATAAATCTTACGCTTTAGGATGAGGTGTGCTGCCAGGTATGGGAAGAGTTTGatcccctgctcctgctctgtggATAAATCCAGGTGGGCACAAATCTATAACTGTTGATGGTTACATGAGAAGATCAAACTGGATTTCCTCTGAATTCAGGTTAGGGAGCTGCTCTTCTTCCATGGACATGCAAGTTCAGCTGCAGGTCATGTCTGCATTTAAAGTCCGCTCCAGTTGCAGACCAAGATATTTTTACCTGCTTCTTTTAGCCGATTTTCAGGCAAATTGGCAGGTTTAGTACTCTGCTTGCAAGGCTGTAAGGCCTATTTACTTAACCCCTATTACCTGAGAGTAATAGCTGTTACAACGTGAGACTGGAACTTCAGCTTCCTCTAAATGGATTAGGGATTGCATCTGTAAGACTCAGGCTTTTCTTATGACATCAGTCAAACCTTTCTCAGCTGGTGGCATGGACTAGGGATGGAAACCGTCTCAGCTAGATACTAAACCCATTTGCTTTAGGTCAGCAGTATTCCCCTAGGACATGCATACAAAatgcttctcttaaaaaaaaaaaaaaaagaaaaaaacaatctgGTCTTTGCTACCTCTTAATACTCCATTGGGAAGCCACAGTAGAAAACATGTCTCCATACAAATGTAAGTGTTCAAGGAACAAGCAGAATTCCACACTATTAGGAGGTACTCTGAGTAGCTAAAATCCCAGTCCATAGCTTCAGCTTCCATGTTTACACAGAGACTTGGAATGAAAGCCAATGCCTATTAAAGGTGGGCAGGATTCTAGCCATCCTCAGAGAGCTAGGATCTCATGCTGGATtacatggattttctttttttgaaatgaTAACCAATTTTTAATTCCCATATAGTTAGTTACCTTTTCTACGTAGCCAAATCCTATGTCTAAGCAAATTCATTTCAAGTGTTTTTAAGTTCAAGACAGTTTTGGTCTGACTCAGTCAAAAATAGGAATTCATTACAGTTGGATTCAAAACACAGGAGCTGAAGAAGGTTTCTTATCTAGCAAAGTTTGGAAGATTCTCATAAACCGTTTTGGTGAAGGCATGAAGAGCGTTGGCAACTTGCAAATTAGCCttgaagtttgtttttaataaaggtaTAAAACATAGTACCTTaggcttctgctttgcctcttcCATGTGCAACAACCTCAGCACACATGTATAGGACCAGACAAGGTCAGATTCTTTATCTGAATTGGAGTTTTGGGCCCTATAAAACATGATTTGGTCATTCAGGAGCTACAGACCTATGTGAAAACAAGGAATAATGAATGTGAGGAATCGCACACGGAGGAAAACAGATAGGCCCTTAAAACCCAATGTTGATACCTAATTCCATCCTCTTGTAGATCTTACAGTACCTCATAACTGGCTGGATTGGAACACAAGCCAGTTCTGCTTCATGTGTACGTCCAGAAGTCTCCACAGCAGTCAGTTTATGCCCCACATTGTTCTGAGTGCCATACAACTATTTAGCTTTTCATACAATTAGTTTTGTTCCTGTGCATAACCTCTTCAGTTAATCTGACACCTTTCTTAACTAGTCCCAAGTTTTGGGTCTGTGGGCCAGAAGGTGAGGCAGAAAACAAATCTCAAATACAGCAACAGTTTCACCAGGGAGCTACTAATGCTGCTGCCCACAATGTCCACCCCAGTGTGGGCAGGCTATTGAGGACAGAGCTGCAGGTGATCTGATGAACCCCTAGTTCGTCCAGGAATTAAGTTGATTAAAGCATAATATGGCAAACAGACAATCTGGCATTTGTCTTTATGCAATCTAGATGCCTAGGGTCTGTTAGGCTGGAAGATCCTGCCTTCCTGGCTTCTCCACCAAGCACCAGGGTTTCCTGGACAGGTCTGAGTTTCCATGCTGTGGAACACTAAACCTTGACACACACATACTCCCCTGCCCCGAGTTTGTCCTTCCAAGTTTCTCACACTTACTTCAGTCTTTGAAAAAGTAAGGGAATTCAGTACACCTGAATTAACAACAGGTATTGAGGATACACTCCAGcagttttctgtggaaaacacGAATGGTAAGGAGGGAAAAAGACAACGACACTAGATTTCATGTAAATAGTTTAATTATATTTCAATgcttaaaacacagaaacacttgaattaaattacattataaTGCTTCTGCTAAACTGTACATATACTTCCAAGACCTGTGAGAGGAGGTGCTATTGAACTAAAAGAATACTCCAGTGCAAGCCCAGCAAATACCCGTAATATTCTTTTAGTATTTTATCTGTACTTCTTTAATATAAGGGCAGTCATCACAGGACAAAGCCTACTGTTACAGGAGGAATGGTTAAAGAGAATTCCTCTGTAACTGAGTTTGTTATACAAGATATAGCTCTGCATCAAAGTGGAACAAGGTGCATGTTTTTGCacctgagctggcagctgcacTGCTTGGCAGCTGCATGCACAGCACGTGGAGGTGGGTAATGAGCACAAAGTAGGTTGTTGGTCTGAGGAATCAGCTCAGCTTACACTTGCCTTTTATCTAgtttaaaacaacaaatgaaGTTACAATCCTAAGCGTTCCAGGGGAAATGCTGTGATTTAGGACAGCCACACACGCCTGCTGCCGCTTGCATCCCTGTCTGGCTGCAGAGCGTGGGAGTGTGATAGGCAGTGGCGTGGCAGCTGCTGAAGGGAGAAATCTGATGTCTTTGTAGCTGGCTGCCCTCAGTGAGCATTTGGAGGAGATGCTTAAGTATGcatgtggggggtggggtgggtgatgTGTCTGCCTCTCAGCTGGTCACAGAGACATAACCTCTGGGAAGACCCACAGATAGCGTCCAAATCCTAAGGACCTTATTGTGTATTTGTACCCATGCACCTTCCTTCCAACTGTACCCCTGGAGTGCAAACACCAGCAGCAACCAACAGCCTGGGAGTAACTCCTGCCAGATCCCCTGGGTATGGAGGATGGGCTGTTTTCCACAGATGATGACACTCCTGGTCCTAATACACTCCCAGAACTCCctggtttttaaaagaaagagggaTACTGTAAAATTAAAGCAACTTAGCCTTGCAAAAGTGCCAGGAGGGAAGCTGTGTCAGTGAAGAAGGGCTGGTAAGAAACTGTGTGATCAGTGACACATGCCCAGGAAAGAGTCTACATTTAAtgaaggggggtgggtggtggggagggaggaagatcacagtggagaaaaaagaagaaaaataaaaagatttggGAGAACAAAAAACGCCAGGCCCAAACTTGCCACAAAGCCCATGATACCTGAATTGCTACTCAGTGCAATGGTCTCCTTGCATAAAGCCTACCTTTAGATATGTGTTCAAATTTTGGCTTGCCTTGATTCCGTTTTGACCGGTGCTGTGGATGGAATATGATCCAACTGACAAATGCAtatactgcaaaaaaatatcAGGTGATCAATGCACGGCTGGGCACTGATGCTTGCatgcaggctctgctgctggccccTGGCCACTGTGCTGGCCTGCAGCACTCGGGGCTGGTGGCCACTGAAAGGCTCTGCCGTGGGCAGCCCCCATGCCGCACAGCCAAGGTGGCCAGAGACCCCTttgctctctctccctcctgcagccctgaaGAACGCACAGGCAGAGATGCTTCAGGGTTACAGGGCAACTCCTGGCTTACTTGTCTAGTTCTGCCCTCCCTGCATTAGCAGGTAACACGAGCAGAAGCTAACACAGAGCTGGGGGTTCCTTcagcaggaagaagaggaagctCTGACTGCAGGTCCTGGCAGGAAAGGAAGTACGAACCAGCTGTTCAGTCACCTCTGTGGGCAGACATGGGGCTGTTGTAATGATCCTGAGCCAATACatgtttttccttatttaaaagaaaatatttcaagggttaatctttttttctggataatATTCTGCACTGTAGAAACTTCCCTGAGCCAGAACAGGAGGAGGGATACATAGTGTCAGAAGCCCAGTTCTACTTGACTCCTCTCTGTGGCTCAAGCACTGTTATTCCTAGCGCAGCAGCAGGGAGTCACATCGCCAAACATTGACACCTCCTGTCTCTAGCTGTGTGAATTCCCTGCTGTGTATACAGCAGCCTTCATTTGGGATATTCAGCCACTTGCTCAGTTAAGATGTAATCAGCCAGATGTTCaccatttcactttttaaagctGGTGAACTCCCCATGCTTCAACGTCATCCCAGACACACATTTCTCAGCAGCCTACGTGCCACAAGGGGGATAAGCTCATGGTGTTTTTTCCCTGCCACGTCCCAGATTACCACTCAGCTAGGGGAGTCTGCTCTCCTTACTCAAAGGGGCTTTGCCACGAGTCACACCTCCAGGACCAGCCAAAGATGCGGTCACTGTGCAGAGAGGCTCATTCATCCCTTTTTTGGGGGACTGGTGGCACAAAGCCAGTGGGGAAGCTCTCTGAAACACGCACCTCTCCTTCCCTGACCCAGAGAGCATGCACATGTGCTCTGACAAGTTAATCTACAACAAAGCAGGCACTGTTCCTAAGCACGCAGCTCTGTAAATGATAGCAGTCAGCGCCAGCCCAGAAACTGGAGCTCAGGACCTTTTAGTGGTAACAGACGCGCCAAAAAATCACCACTGCCATCACAAAGGGTTTGCTTCCCAAAGTGGTGACAGTTCCCAGTGCTTGTGCCCTTTTGTAACACAAACCAATGGAGTGACCAGCTGGGCTCAGTGGATCGGCCGTGCTTGCGGGAAGTCACTGGTTTGTTGGCTTCATCCTCCCCAGTCTCAGCATGATCCCAGAGCAGGGGCAGGTATTGTTCATGCATTGATGGCATTGGCAACGTCTGTGAACACAAGACGGCTGGGTCTCTGGAGGGCTCCTTGACTTGTCAGCAGAATCTGCATTGAAGCAGTGAAAGATGAGACCCAGCAAGTCTGCCTTTGCTCAGGTGTGTGTGCTTGGCACAGACTGCACAGTACTGTAACTAGACTCTGCCCCTGATGGAAGGGGAGGCTGGCTGACCAATGTGGCATTAACAAGGCTGTGTCAGAAAAATACCAACAGGCCAGAGAGTACGTCAGCCCATCCATGCCGGTTTAAAATTCCAACATCGTTGGACTACTGGGTCTCACTATTTATATATACAAGGCAGCACGAAAAGACTTTTCATCAAGAAGGCCTGGAAACGTGCCACAGACTGAACTTTAGCTGTTGTTTATAGACTCTCCCACTCTTACTATGTTAAGCTTTTAAGCTTGTGTACTTTCCAAGCAGAGATATCTGTGCATTAGCAAGCTCTGGAGGGATCTGAGGTATCCTGCTGGCCAGTCCCTACATAGGATCTGCTTTTACTGTGCTAAGTTTAACTCTGGCCTTGTCATTTCCCCCTTTTACTACCTGAAGGGAGTCCTCTGTGTGCACTAACAGAAGGACCTGATGTTTTCCCAGTATGCGCTACTTTGAGGACAAGATCCTTTGCTTTTATACAACAGTATTCCTTGCTGTACCAAACCACTGTATGGAATATGTTGACTATCTTTCATATTTCAAGACACACATCTCCTTTGAGCTCTTTAGCAGCTTGGGAAGCATATCTcaaggtaaatattttataattacagttgtatttattatttcctcttttcctttctcccacacCAAGCTTGCTACCGATAGCTGAAGGTGTGAAGTGTGTGGAAACTGAGAATTGCTCCTGGAACTGGAAAAGCAAGGGAAGACACAGGcaacacagagcagctggagaggaATTCAGGAAAGGAGAGATGCTTACTCTAAGGGGAGGCTGCATCACTGGCTAAGAGACATACCTTTTCCAACCATCCCTGCTGGCTCTGtctttcagaaaggctttttgtGTGGTTGTGGCGGtgacaaaggaaacagaaaacactgtgaAGGTGGCTGCAAACGATGGTGAGAAGCCCTTCTTCCCTGTTTCTCCTACCTCTTGAAGATGGGGGAAGGAGATGTCCAGATGGGTCTTTGACAAAAGACTTATTAACCAAAAACAACTGGCCAAGCTATCAGGCTCTTTCCTAACTCACAAGTAGCAAGTCAGTGGTCTCTGAGGACCCTGTCATTTTGCAGCATACTGCATGCTTTTGAACACTTGGGAGGGGTCAAAGCAAAgctgccttcccctctccccaaatTCAAATGGAGAACtctcctcccttttctctttctgagcCACActgctctgtgcccagcagggttggcctggaggtgctggtgagAAGACCAGATGTACCATGCCACAACAACGTGCAGGCTTTCTGCTTGCGTTCTTCAGGGCTCGCAGCACAGTAAGCTGTTACTACAGGCTTTCCCTCAGCAAGGCCTTGTTCCATACTTAAGTCCTTGGGCAAAGCAGGGATACCTTAAAACTGGGTGGAAATTACTTGCTTTTCAGGGCCAGGGCAAAGGAGCCTCAGTGCCTTGTAGGCACTGAAGCCCATCTCCCAGAAAACGGCATTCATCATCCTACTGCTCCCTTGTGGTGCCCTGGGCAGTAAACTGTAGTAAACTTGCCCTTAATTACTGAAgttgttcttttctctctcctagTTGAGCAGAGCCAGTGCTTTGCCTCCTCAGGCTCTTTGTCCTACTTGCCTGACTCTTCAGTCCATCCTAAGCACTCCAGAATGCTCAACCCCTGTATCTCCAGGGCTGGCAGAGATGGGCAAAGTCCTCCTGAAGTCTGACATGGTTTACTTACTCTACAATCCTACAATGTTTTGACTCTGTAACAAAAACAGTGCAGGTGCCAGTGGTTGTAGTAACAGACTCACTGGTCCCTGATGCCTACCTTGTTCTGCGATGCCTGGGAAGATGCTGCATCTCGCCCGtgttccagcagctcctgctccagttCATCCTGTTCCTCAGTGGGATCAAAGTTGTACATGGGCATGAGCTGGTGCCGTAACTTCTCCAGTCTGCCCatgggagggaagagaaagggtTGGCTGAGGAGGACAGGTGCTCAGGCTGCCTTCCCCACCTCACTGCTGAGGCTATCTGCAGCCTATTTCTCCTCCTGTGCAGGGATTCTGCTCATATTGCTCTTGCTGGATAAGGATTATGTCCTGTCCCACAGAGATGAGGATAAGAACCTACTACACATAGCTGGCAGTAGTGGAAGATACCCAGAGTGCAGTTACAGGGATTAATTGCCATCACTAATCTATGTTAGCAGGCATTATGAATAGAGGAATCAGACAGGGATTTAAGTTCCTGCAGACCTTAAAATACCAAGCTTTATGTGGTGGGACAAAAGAGATGGTGGAACATACTGGCTAGGCATTTTGTGACCTCCCCTTCCTTCTATACACAACAGCCTGTCCTGCGACGTCACACCATGTCTGCCAGCAAAAGTCCACTTCTAGCTCCAGTGGTCTAAGAGCAGTACTTTAACTCTGGGGTTGAAGtacataaaaatagaaaataataaatagaaaacaggaaagagagTTTCTCATAGGAGGTTGATGCCTGTGGACAGACTGTTCTTACTCTTCTATCATTGCTCCAAGTGACAGAGCTATAAAGTACTACCCCAGTGGGTCTCCCTAACTACTGGGCAGCTCAGAGGTGGAGGACGGATGGGTGGGCATGCTCTTGTGAAAACACTAAGCCCTGCCTTAGGCTGTAGCTGAGTTTTGGGCGGTGGGGCAGGGAAACACACAAGCAGTTACTGGCAGTGTCACCACAAATATCTATTTTGGCAATTGTTAGGATGACACATTCCCTCCCTGCTTCTACACAGGTTTGCCAACACAACCATTATCTCCAGCAGCACTATGTTAATAGGCCAAGCATTAGCTGCTACTATGGCAGTACCCAGATCTGGGATTCAGGGTCTGGCTTGGAAATTTTACAGTGGGCAGCAGCACTTCTTCAAAGCCCATGGCCATGCCAGGCCTGCCACAAGGTCAGGCAGGGGGGAGGTACCACATCTAATGGATCTTCACCAGCCTCTGCtgtcagaaacagaagaatcaaGATGTGTGTCTCCCTGCATGCTGCTCTCCTCTCTATTTTCAGCAAGCTTAACAAGGAAATTAACACTAAGGCTAGAAGGCTGCATCTCTGCACTATGCTACTGCCAGTTGCTGTGACTGCAGCTAAAGAGGCCTTCAGCCTTGCAAGGCCAGTGTCATTGGCCCAGGGTCTTGGAAAACGGGGATCTGGGAATGGCTGAAATGTGAGATCCACACCTCTCATGCAAAGGTTCCCAGCTTCTTTACACGCTCATTACACTCTCCTCTGTTTTAGCGTATCTCACAGATGAAGCATGAAGAGTTTGCAGGCTAACCTCCTGCTCAACCATGTTTTCCTTGCCAAAGCTGTGCGGGAGCCTCTGAAGCTCTGATGTTTGAAGGTGGCCCAGTATTAGGAGTGCAGTGTCCCTACCCCTGCCTCATTCACACACAGCTGAATCCCTGTAGGTTTGTTCTCAGACAGCCATCCCTCACACTCTCCCCATCTTCCTGTCTCCTTCCTAGTTCTCTCTGCATTTTGAAGTACTGAGCTTCCTTCAGCCAGCAATAGACGTTACTtacctcttcctcttcctgataTACAGAACctgagggagaaagaaaaccatcaTTATAACAGTCACAGTaggatggggaacagctgagaagagaaaTTTTGGGCACAGGGCACAGAGAAAGGAGGTGTAGCAAGTCTGGTGTCACTGCACACCAAagcagggggaagggagaagtgGCAAccaaaaatgaattttcatgtGCATCAGTGTAAGCTTGGTAGCACATCATGTCTGACACTTACGTGCTCGAGTGGCGTGTTATTAGGCGTGTTAGTAGTAGTAAGAGTATTAGGTGTATTATTACTAGGTGTAGTTCAGCACATTTCTGGTGGCTGCAGGACATGTGTGGCAATTTAAGAGTGGATGAAGAACCTTTCATCATCTGTAGATTTCCTACAGCATGGAAGTGCTGTTACCCCCTCCCCAGTATAAAGGGAAGAAGCAAAGAGGGCATGCTCAGTGACTTGCCTCATG
Coding sequences:
- the C4H3orf18 gene encoding uncharacterized protein C3orf18 homolog isoform X2, producing MSYSSPSIHDVYHSSTTTAKPGTGTTLDVTVPETATISPETTSFNSTKIPDVASTGPGMSTMLLSFGIITVIGLAVAMVLYIRKRKRLEKLRHQLMPMYNFDPTEEQDELEQELLEHGRDAASSQASQNKYMHLSVGSYSIHSTGQNGIKASQNLNTYLKGVLGVY
- the C4H3orf18 gene encoding uncharacterized protein C3orf18 homolog isoform X1; protein product: MSYSSPSIHDVYHSSTTTAKPGTGTTLDVTVPETATISPETTSFNSTKIPDVASTGPGMSTMLLSFGIITVIGLAVAMVLYIRKRKRLEKLRHQLMPMYNFDPTEEQDELEQELLEHGRDAASSQASQNKYMHLSVGSYSIHSTGQNGIKASQNLNTYLKVGFMQGDHCTE
- the C4H3orf18 gene encoding uncharacterized protein C3orf18 homolog isoform X4 gives rise to the protein MSYSSPSIHDVYHSSTTTAKPGTGTTLDVTVPETATISPETTSFNSTKIPDVASTGPGMSTMLLSFGIITVIGLAVAMVLYIRKRKRLEKLRHQLMPMYNFDPTEEQDELEQELLEHGRDAASSQASQNKILLTSQGALQRPSRLVFTDVANAINA